Proteins encoded together in one Mugil cephalus isolate CIBA_MC_2020 chromosome 16, CIBA_Mcephalus_1.1, whole genome shotgun sequence window:
- the si:ch211-234p6.5 gene encoding uncharacterized protein si:ch211-234p6.5 isoform X2, producing MELKTASRRAQLVRMDDQDRVSQASSVATISYFPVTKDGDGKVQTFGKRCQAVKRDPNCSVVIRGWLNKKDSSGLKLWKRRWFVLSNYCLFYYKDSREESVLGSIPLPSYKILFCTPRECKNRKFTFKVVHQGMRSYFFSADTQEDMLGWVRALSQSAAMEPDSSMSRRCSSYQDFTQIGGSSESVDFPKSPSDEEGLSRKHKHVSRTLSEPSQLSGGRMGMSQSERRERRSGRQRNSRTPSPLGLNTPPQTEIMGTGCLTSRGQLGSRPHTPVGRVDIRPHDDLVMIPQTLYYAPASPKLEFKSTPTTPVTERWQSLSKPVPTYGSVHHTPSGRRTLGKSYSTGAQADLLPPLPPTSRAAHAPHPPHHHHHHHHHHRSHLSVCVLPPAMAPKPDPREMPPVRPLESEADAVLTRLCGCDKLLQSLSVELAQLQMDKDSVQCALEVSRLQLDEWKSPGPRAHEEALTQKALLQEELVTIRARMCDVSLEMEQVWGQYERMESELSVIRSHLQHICNFGMPQEQSQAQRELWMMEDILAGLKVNRDHFRFLLGLQRHHMFQSSAPHPGSPGSLTESGLPAEVDQEPPVRPPLPKELQESHPTRDQGHDWTESPYEGIYSHAVDPARRRGNSQPDLLNVKAHKDASEFQSGSKWIPPDTASQSTKMKMSEEEQIERIRRNQERLTNKKKPPVPAPSVASQGQSSETRDETPFPLRVTRVVTAVLPSSLVARRVSVEDPPAELDTPLPEQISTETQRPDEPSRKLLNKPPRRLLLESPGPNLSSVDVHQDQAVRKTSRQQGVSRNSKKETHSEVNATEGTEASGSRVQDQAGLGNGGENADIRAAERPPALLTRDMDPDLCLTPEQREAKLRRVERIRERVIRSAARESATTRSHLPVRAQVKDAHQVPPDTARKQRMKAGHDSHGGYGSSGDDLRSCIELPFSSVQSQDEEGEHQQHVNTSKSQAQSVTRTLSSGRAGVAKTRIRHPDSSYHISSITVYQKDGGKGFIGSKSEEQQMLEEHPTDDNECNSKSSDLRAKWFLSTNQWQEFIPLQIPGLEDRADADNQTDCTNDNTDSNEMSSAVSESLKKMKENHSLFYKIACDISISDSDITKTDGNSNAPAPSKPGEELLITESVAEEVSSTVGTSSDQESKDSSQHLPSENSADVKPQDSTVEIPGKEKETSVHEQIAPEECKDNSRLESEQEVIERSDGAQVQDVDQCAKATEERGGPKESGDRKEDQEKSGDLKKCTSLSEENNKEERGDKHAVALTSSVCDGRAMSRSASFGKARVTVLRTSL from the exons ATGGAGCTTAAAACAGCCAGCAGGAGAGCACAATTAGTCAG AATGGATGACCAAGACAGAGTGAGCCAGGCGTCCAGCGTGGCCACCATTTCCTACTTTCCTGTCACGAAG GATGGCGACGGCAAGGTGCAAACATTTGGTAAAAGGTGCCAGGCTGTCAAGAGAGACCCCAACTGCTCAGTGGTCATCAGAGGATGGCTCAACAAAAAG GACAGCTCTGGTTTGAAGCTTTGGAAGAGAAGATGGTTTGTCCTCTCTAACTATTGTCTGTTTTACTACAAAG acaGTAGAGAAGAATCTGTGCTGGGCAGCATCCCACTCCCGAGCTACAAAATCCTCTTCTGTACACCTCGGGAATGCAAGAACAGAAAGTTCACCTTCAAG GTGGTGCACCAAGGAATGCGCTCATACTTCTTCAGTGCTGACACTCAGGAGGACATGTTGGGTTGGGTCCGAGCCCTCAGTCAGTCTGCTGCAATGGAGCCTGACAGCTCAATGAGCAG GCGTTGTTCGAGCTACCAGGACTTTACACAGATAGGCGGCAGCAGTGAATCTGTGGACTTTCCGAAATCCCCGTCTGATGAAGAGGGTCTCTCCAGAAAACACAAGCACGTCAGCAGGACTCTGAGCGAACCGAGTCAGCTCAGCGGTGGGAGGATGGGGATGTCACAGTCGGAGCGGAGGGAGAGGCGGAGTGGACGTCAGAGGAACAGCAG AACACCCAGCCCCCTCGGCCTAAACACGCCGCCGCAAACCGAAATTATGGGAACAGGGTGTTTGACCTCAAGAGGTCAGCTGGGATCACGACCCCACACGCCGGTGGGAAGGGTCGACATCCGACCACACGATGACCTGGTCATGATTCCGCAGACCCTGTACTACGCACCTGCCTCACCCAAGCTGGAGTTCAAATCCACCCCGACCACTCCAGTCACAGAACGGTGGCAAAGCCTGAGCAAG CCTGTACCTACATATGGTTCAGTCCATCATACACCAAGTGGGCGAAGAACATTGGGCAAG AGCTACTCTACGGGGGCACAGGCAGACTTACTGCCCCCTTTGCCCCCCACATCGAGGGCAGCACATgctccccaccccccacaccaccaccaccaccaccatcaccatcaccgcAGCCATTTGTCTGTTTGCGTGCTACCGCCAGCTATG GCTCCAAAACCTGACCCAAGGGAGATGCCCCCGGTCCGGCCTCTTGAAAGCGAAGCAGAT GCCGTGCTGACGAGGCTGTGTGGGTGTGATAAGCTGCTGCAGTCTCTGTCTGTAGAACTGGCCCAGCTGCAAATGGATAAG GACAGCGTCCAGTGTGCATTAGAGGTGTCCAGGCTGCAACTGGATGAGTGGAAGAGCCCAGGGCCCCGGGCCCACGAAGAAGCACTGACCCAGAAAGCTTTGCTCCAAGAAGAGCTGGTCACAATCCGGGCCAGAATGTGTGACGTATCGCTG GAGATGGAGCAGGTGTGGGGTCAGTATGAGAGAATGGAGAGTGAGCTGTCTGTCATCCGTTCTCACCTGCAGCACATCTGCAACTTCGGAATGCCGCAG GAGCAGTCTCAGGCTCAGAGAGAGCTGTGGATGATGGAGGACATCCTTGCCGGACTGAAGGTCAACAGGGATCACTTCCGCTTCCTGCTGGGACTGCAGAGACACCACA TGTTCCAGTCCTCAGCTCCACATCCTGGATCTCCAGGCTCTCTTACAGAGAGCGGCTTGCCAGCG GAAGTGGACCAAGAGCCACCAGTCCGCCCTCCATTACCCAAGGAGCTACAGGAAAGTCACCCGACCAGGGACCAGGGCCATGACTGGACAGAGTCACCGTACGAG GGCATCTACAGCCACGCTGTCGATCCTGCACGCAGGAGAGGAAATAGCCAGCCTGACCTCCTTAATGTGAAAGCACACAAAGACGCATCCG AATTCCAGTCTGGTTCAAAGTGGATCCCACCAGACACAGCCAGCCAATCAACCAAG atgaagatgagtgAGGAGGAGCAGATTGAGAGGATAAGGAGGAATCAGGAGAGGTtgactaataaaaagaaacctCCTGTACCTGCTCCGAGCGTCGCTTCCCAGGGTCAAAGTTCAGAAACACGAGACGAG ACCCCATTTCCCCTGAGGGTGACGCGAGTTGTCACAGCTGTGCTGCCCTCCTCGCTCGTGGCCAGGCGCGTTTCCGTTGAGGATCCCCCGGCCGAACTTGACACTCCACTTCCCGAACAGATCTCAACTGAGACGCAGAGGCCGGACGAGCCGAGCAGAAAGCTGTTGAACAAGCCGCCCAGGCGGCTGTTGCTGGAGAGCCCCGGTCCAAACCTGTCCTCGGTAGACGTCCACCAGGACCAGGCTGTCAGAAAGACAAGCAGACAGCAAGGAGTGTCCAGGAACTCCAAGAAGGAGACGCATTCGGAAGTGAACGCGACAGAGGGGACGGAGGCCTCGGGCAGTCGAGTGCAAGACCAAGCAGGTTTAGGAAATGGAGGTGAAAACGCAGACATTAGG GCAGCCGAGCGACCCCCTGCCCTCCTGACCCGGGACATGGACCCCGACCTCTGTCTGACCCCAGAGCAGCGTGAAGCTAAGCTACGGAGGGTGGAGCGAATACGGGAGAGAGTCATACGGAG CGCAGCCAGAGAGAGCGCTACTACCCGCAGTCACCTCCCAGTGAGGGCACAGGTGAAGGACGCTCACCAGGTGCCCCCTGACACAGCTAGAAAACAAAGGATGAAAGCAG GCCACGACTCTCACGGTGGCTACGGAAGCAGTGGAGATGACCTCAGAAGTTGCATAGAACTTCCGTTTTCTAGCGTACAATCTCAGGATGAGGAGGGGGAACATCAGCAGCATGTTAACACATCTAAAAGTCAGGCCCAGTCTGTGACCAGAACACTGAGCAGCGGGAGAGCAGGGGTTGCCAAAACAAGAATCAGACATCCAGATTCATCGTATCACATCTCATCTATCACCGTCTACCAGAAAGATGGAGGTAAAGGATTTATAGGTTCCAAAAGCGAAGAGCAACAAATGCTTGAAGAACATCCAACTGATGATAATGAATGCAATTCTAAGTCCTCCGATCTGAGAGCCAAGTGGTTCCTTTCCACCAACCAGTGGCAAGAGTTCATACCTTTGCAGATTCCTGGTCTAGAGGACAGAGCTGACGCTGACAACCAAACAGATTGCACTAATGACAACACTGATTCCAATGAAATGTCATCAGCGGTGAGTGAAAGCTTGAAGAAAATGAAGGAGAACCATTCCCTTTTCTATAAGATTGCATGCGACATCAGTATTTCAGATTCAGACATAACAAAGACCGATGGGAATTCAAATGCTCCAGCACCATCCAAACCGGGAGAGGAACTGTTGATCACTGAATCTGTGGCAGAGGAAGTGAGTAGTACCGTCGGGACATCATCTGACCAAGAGAGCAAAGACTCCAGTCAACATTTACCATCTGAAAATTCAGCTGATGTCAAACCTCAGGATTCAACAGTGGAAATCCCAGGCAAAGAAAAGGAGACGAGTGTTCATGAACAGATCGCACCAGAGGAATGCAAGGACAACTCGAGGCTTGAAAGTGAGCAGGAAGTTATAGAACGTAGCGATGGAGCTCAGGTTCAGGACGTTGATCAATGTGCAAAGGCAACAGAGGAACGCGGCGGGCCGAAGGAGTCCGGAGACAGGAAGGAGGACCAAGAGAAATCTGGAGATTTGAAGAAATGCACTAGCTTGAGTGAGGAGAACAATAAAGAAGAACGAGGTGACAAGCACGCCGTCGCTCTGACCAGCTCTGTGTGCGATGGCAGAGCTATGAGTCGGAGTGCCTCGTTTGGAAAGGCGAGAGTCACAGTATTGAGGACAAGTTTGTAG
- the si:ch211-234p6.5 gene encoding pleckstrin homology domain-containing family A member 4 isoform X5, with product MELKTASRRAQLVRMDDQDRVSQASSVATISYFPVTKDGDGKVQTFGKRCQAVKRDPNCSVVIRGWLNKKDSSGLKLWKRRWFVLSNYCLFYYKDSREESVLGSIPLPSYKILFCTPRECKNRKFTFKVVHQGMRSYFFSADTQEDMLGWVRALSQSAAMEPDSSMSRRCSSYQDFTQIGGSSESVDFPKSPSDEEGLSRKHKHVSRTLSEPSQLSGGRMGMSQSERRERRSGRQRNSRTPSPLGLNTPPQTEIMGTGCLTSRGQLGSRPHTPVGRVDIRPHDDLVMIPQTLYYAPASPKLEFKSTPTTPVTERWQSLSKPVPTYGSVHHTPSGRRTLGKSYSTGAQADLLPPLPPTSRAAHAPHPPHHHHHHHHHHRSHLSVCVLPPAMAPKPDPREMPPVRPLESEADAVLTRLCGCDKLLQSLSVELAQLQMDKDSVQCALEVSRLQLDEWKSPGPRAHEEALTQKALLQEELVTIRARMCDVSLEMEQVWGQYERMESELSVIRSHLQHICNFGMPQEQSQAQRELWMMEDILAGLKVNRDHFRFLLGLQRHHMFQSSAPHPGSPGSLTESGLPAEVDQEPPVRPPLPKELQESHPTRDQGHDWTESPYEGIYSHAVDPARRRGNSQPDLLNVKAHKDASEFQSGSKWIPPDTASQSTKKMKMSEEEQIERIRRNQERLTNKKKPPVPAPSVASQGQSSETRDETPFPLRVTRVVTAVLPSSLVARRVSVEDPPAELDTPLPEQISTETQRPDEPSRKLLNKPPRRLLLESPGPNLSSVDVHQDQAVRKTSRQQGVSRNSKKETHSEVNATEGTEASGSRVQDQAGLGNGGENADIRAAERPPALLTRDMDPDLCLTPEQREAKLRRVERIRERVIRSQRERYYPQSPPSEGTGEGRSPGAP from the exons ATGGAGCTTAAAACAGCCAGCAGGAGAGCACAATTAGTCAG AATGGATGACCAAGACAGAGTGAGCCAGGCGTCCAGCGTGGCCACCATTTCCTACTTTCCTGTCACGAAG GATGGCGACGGCAAGGTGCAAACATTTGGTAAAAGGTGCCAGGCTGTCAAGAGAGACCCCAACTGCTCAGTGGTCATCAGAGGATGGCTCAACAAAAAG GACAGCTCTGGTTTGAAGCTTTGGAAGAGAAGATGGTTTGTCCTCTCTAACTATTGTCTGTTTTACTACAAAG acaGTAGAGAAGAATCTGTGCTGGGCAGCATCCCACTCCCGAGCTACAAAATCCTCTTCTGTACACCTCGGGAATGCAAGAACAGAAAGTTCACCTTCAAG GTGGTGCACCAAGGAATGCGCTCATACTTCTTCAGTGCTGACACTCAGGAGGACATGTTGGGTTGGGTCCGAGCCCTCAGTCAGTCTGCTGCAATGGAGCCTGACAGCTCAATGAGCAG GCGTTGTTCGAGCTACCAGGACTTTACACAGATAGGCGGCAGCAGTGAATCTGTGGACTTTCCGAAATCCCCGTCTGATGAAGAGGGTCTCTCCAGAAAACACAAGCACGTCAGCAGGACTCTGAGCGAACCGAGTCAGCTCAGCGGTGGGAGGATGGGGATGTCACAGTCGGAGCGGAGGGAGAGGCGGAGTGGACGTCAGAGGAACAGCAG AACACCCAGCCCCCTCGGCCTAAACACGCCGCCGCAAACCGAAATTATGGGAACAGGGTGTTTGACCTCAAGAGGTCAGCTGGGATCACGACCCCACACGCCGGTGGGAAGGGTCGACATCCGACCACACGATGACCTGGTCATGATTCCGCAGACCCTGTACTACGCACCTGCCTCACCCAAGCTGGAGTTCAAATCCACCCCGACCACTCCAGTCACAGAACGGTGGCAAAGCCTGAGCAAG CCTGTACCTACATATGGTTCAGTCCATCATACACCAAGTGGGCGAAGAACATTGGGCAAG AGCTACTCTACGGGGGCACAGGCAGACTTACTGCCCCCTTTGCCCCCCACATCGAGGGCAGCACATgctccccaccccccacaccaccaccaccaccaccatcaccatcaccgcAGCCATTTGTCTGTTTGCGTGCTACCGCCAGCTATG GCTCCAAAACCTGACCCAAGGGAGATGCCCCCGGTCCGGCCTCTTGAAAGCGAAGCAGAT GCCGTGCTGACGAGGCTGTGTGGGTGTGATAAGCTGCTGCAGTCTCTGTCTGTAGAACTGGCCCAGCTGCAAATGGATAAG GACAGCGTCCAGTGTGCATTAGAGGTGTCCAGGCTGCAACTGGATGAGTGGAAGAGCCCAGGGCCCCGGGCCCACGAAGAAGCACTGACCCAGAAAGCTTTGCTCCAAGAAGAGCTGGTCACAATCCGGGCCAGAATGTGTGACGTATCGCTG GAGATGGAGCAGGTGTGGGGTCAGTATGAGAGAATGGAGAGTGAGCTGTCTGTCATCCGTTCTCACCTGCAGCACATCTGCAACTTCGGAATGCCGCAG GAGCAGTCTCAGGCTCAGAGAGAGCTGTGGATGATGGAGGACATCCTTGCCGGACTGAAGGTCAACAGGGATCACTTCCGCTTCCTGCTGGGACTGCAGAGACACCACA TGTTCCAGTCCTCAGCTCCACATCCTGGATCTCCAGGCTCTCTTACAGAGAGCGGCTTGCCAGCG GAAGTGGACCAAGAGCCACCAGTCCGCCCTCCATTACCCAAGGAGCTACAGGAAAGTCACCCGACCAGGGACCAGGGCCATGACTGGACAGAGTCACCGTACGAG GGCATCTACAGCCACGCTGTCGATCCTGCACGCAGGAGAGGAAATAGCCAGCCTGACCTCCTTAATGTGAAAGCACACAAAGACGCATCCG AATTCCAGTCTGGTTCAAAGTGGATCCCACCAGACACAGCCAGCCAATCAACCAAG aagatgaagatgagtgAGGAGGAGCAGATTGAGAGGATAAGGAGGAATCAGGAGAGGTtgactaataaaaagaaacctCCTGTACCTGCTCCGAGCGTCGCTTCCCAGGGTCAAAGTTCAGAAACACGAGACGAG ACCCCATTTCCCCTGAGGGTGACGCGAGTTGTCACAGCTGTGCTGCCCTCCTCGCTCGTGGCCAGGCGCGTTTCCGTTGAGGATCCCCCGGCCGAACTTGACACTCCACTTCCCGAACAGATCTCAACTGAGACGCAGAGGCCGGACGAGCCGAGCAGAAAGCTGTTGAACAAGCCGCCCAGGCGGCTGTTGCTGGAGAGCCCCGGTCCAAACCTGTCCTCGGTAGACGTCCACCAGGACCAGGCTGTCAGAAAGACAAGCAGACAGCAAGGAGTGTCCAGGAACTCCAAGAAGGAGACGCATTCGGAAGTGAACGCGACAGAGGGGACGGAGGCCTCGGGCAGTCGAGTGCAAGACCAAGCAGGTTTAGGAAATGGAGGTGAAAACGCAGACATTAGG GCAGCCGAGCGACCCCCTGCCCTCCTGACCCGGGACATGGACCCCGACCTCTGTCTGACCCCAGAGCAGCGTGAAGCTAAGCTACGGAGGGTGGAGCGAATACGGGAGAGAGTCATACGGAG CCAGAGAGAGCGCTACTACCCGCAGTCACCTCCCAGTGAGGGCACAGGTGAAGGACGCTCACCAGGTGCCCCCTGA
- the si:ch211-234p6.5 gene encoding uncharacterized protein si:ch211-234p6.5 isoform X1, which yields MELKTASRRAQLVRMDDQDRVSQASSVATISYFPVTKDGDGKVQTFGKRCQAVKRDPNCSVVIRGWLNKKDSSGLKLWKRRWFVLSNYCLFYYKDSREESVLGSIPLPSYKILFCTPRECKNRKFTFKVVHQGMRSYFFSADTQEDMLGWVRALSQSAAMEPDSSMSRRCSSYQDFTQIGGSSESVDFPKSPSDEEGLSRKHKHVSRTLSEPSQLSGGRMGMSQSERRERRSGRQRNSRTPSPLGLNTPPQTEIMGTGCLTSRGQLGSRPHTPVGRVDIRPHDDLVMIPQTLYYAPASPKLEFKSTPTTPVTERWQSLSKPVPTYGSVHHTPSGRRTLGKSYSTGAQADLLPPLPPTSRAAHAPHPPHHHHHHHHHHRSHLSVCVLPPAMAPKPDPREMPPVRPLESEADAVLTRLCGCDKLLQSLSVELAQLQMDKDSVQCALEVSRLQLDEWKSPGPRAHEEALTQKALLQEELVTIRARMCDVSLEMEQVWGQYERMESELSVIRSHLQHICNFGMPQEQSQAQRELWMMEDILAGLKVNRDHFRFLLGLQRHHMFQSSAPHPGSPGSLTESGLPAEVDQEPPVRPPLPKELQESHPTRDQGHDWTESPYEGIYSHAVDPARRRGNSQPDLLNVKAHKDASEFQSGSKWIPPDTASQSTKKMKMSEEEQIERIRRNQERLTNKKKPPVPAPSVASQGQSSETRDETPFPLRVTRVVTAVLPSSLVARRVSVEDPPAELDTPLPEQISTETQRPDEPSRKLLNKPPRRLLLESPGPNLSSVDVHQDQAVRKTSRQQGVSRNSKKETHSEVNATEGTEASGSRVQDQAGLGNGGENADIRAAERPPALLTRDMDPDLCLTPEQREAKLRRVERIRERVIRSAARESATTRSHLPVRAQVKDAHQVPPDTARKQRMKAGHDSHGGYGSSGDDLRSCIELPFSSVQSQDEEGEHQQHVNTSKSQAQSVTRTLSSGRAGVAKTRIRHPDSSYHISSITVYQKDGGKGFIGSKSEEQQMLEEHPTDDNECNSKSSDLRAKWFLSTNQWQEFIPLQIPGLEDRADADNQTDCTNDNTDSNEMSSAVSESLKKMKENHSLFYKIACDISISDSDITKTDGNSNAPAPSKPGEELLITESVAEEVSSTVGTSSDQESKDSSQHLPSENSADVKPQDSTVEIPGKEKETSVHEQIAPEECKDNSRLESEQEVIERSDGAQVQDVDQCAKATEERGGPKESGDRKEDQEKSGDLKKCTSLSEENNKEERGDKHAVALTSSVCDGRAMSRSASFGKARVTVLRTSL from the exons ATGGAGCTTAAAACAGCCAGCAGGAGAGCACAATTAGTCAG AATGGATGACCAAGACAGAGTGAGCCAGGCGTCCAGCGTGGCCACCATTTCCTACTTTCCTGTCACGAAG GATGGCGACGGCAAGGTGCAAACATTTGGTAAAAGGTGCCAGGCTGTCAAGAGAGACCCCAACTGCTCAGTGGTCATCAGAGGATGGCTCAACAAAAAG GACAGCTCTGGTTTGAAGCTTTGGAAGAGAAGATGGTTTGTCCTCTCTAACTATTGTCTGTTTTACTACAAAG acaGTAGAGAAGAATCTGTGCTGGGCAGCATCCCACTCCCGAGCTACAAAATCCTCTTCTGTACACCTCGGGAATGCAAGAACAGAAAGTTCACCTTCAAG GTGGTGCACCAAGGAATGCGCTCATACTTCTTCAGTGCTGACACTCAGGAGGACATGTTGGGTTGGGTCCGAGCCCTCAGTCAGTCTGCTGCAATGGAGCCTGACAGCTCAATGAGCAG GCGTTGTTCGAGCTACCAGGACTTTACACAGATAGGCGGCAGCAGTGAATCTGTGGACTTTCCGAAATCCCCGTCTGATGAAGAGGGTCTCTCCAGAAAACACAAGCACGTCAGCAGGACTCTGAGCGAACCGAGTCAGCTCAGCGGTGGGAGGATGGGGATGTCACAGTCGGAGCGGAGGGAGAGGCGGAGTGGACGTCAGAGGAACAGCAG AACACCCAGCCCCCTCGGCCTAAACACGCCGCCGCAAACCGAAATTATGGGAACAGGGTGTTTGACCTCAAGAGGTCAGCTGGGATCACGACCCCACACGCCGGTGGGAAGGGTCGACATCCGACCACACGATGACCTGGTCATGATTCCGCAGACCCTGTACTACGCACCTGCCTCACCCAAGCTGGAGTTCAAATCCACCCCGACCACTCCAGTCACAGAACGGTGGCAAAGCCTGAGCAAG CCTGTACCTACATATGGTTCAGTCCATCATACACCAAGTGGGCGAAGAACATTGGGCAAG AGCTACTCTACGGGGGCACAGGCAGACTTACTGCCCCCTTTGCCCCCCACATCGAGGGCAGCACATgctccccaccccccacaccaccaccaccaccaccatcaccatcaccgcAGCCATTTGTCTGTTTGCGTGCTACCGCCAGCTATG GCTCCAAAACCTGACCCAAGGGAGATGCCCCCGGTCCGGCCTCTTGAAAGCGAAGCAGAT GCCGTGCTGACGAGGCTGTGTGGGTGTGATAAGCTGCTGCAGTCTCTGTCTGTAGAACTGGCCCAGCTGCAAATGGATAAG GACAGCGTCCAGTGTGCATTAGAGGTGTCCAGGCTGCAACTGGATGAGTGGAAGAGCCCAGGGCCCCGGGCCCACGAAGAAGCACTGACCCAGAAAGCTTTGCTCCAAGAAGAGCTGGTCACAATCCGGGCCAGAATGTGTGACGTATCGCTG GAGATGGAGCAGGTGTGGGGTCAGTATGAGAGAATGGAGAGTGAGCTGTCTGTCATCCGTTCTCACCTGCAGCACATCTGCAACTTCGGAATGCCGCAG GAGCAGTCTCAGGCTCAGAGAGAGCTGTGGATGATGGAGGACATCCTTGCCGGACTGAAGGTCAACAGGGATCACTTCCGCTTCCTGCTGGGACTGCAGAGACACCACA TGTTCCAGTCCTCAGCTCCACATCCTGGATCTCCAGGCTCTCTTACAGAGAGCGGCTTGCCAGCG GAAGTGGACCAAGAGCCACCAGTCCGCCCTCCATTACCCAAGGAGCTACAGGAAAGTCACCCGACCAGGGACCAGGGCCATGACTGGACAGAGTCACCGTACGAG GGCATCTACAGCCACGCTGTCGATCCTGCACGCAGGAGAGGAAATAGCCAGCCTGACCTCCTTAATGTGAAAGCACACAAAGACGCATCCG AATTCCAGTCTGGTTCAAAGTGGATCCCACCAGACACAGCCAGCCAATCAACCAAG aagatgaagatgagtgAGGAGGAGCAGATTGAGAGGATAAGGAGGAATCAGGAGAGGTtgactaataaaaagaaacctCCTGTACCTGCTCCGAGCGTCGCTTCCCAGGGTCAAAGTTCAGAAACACGAGACGAG ACCCCATTTCCCCTGAGGGTGACGCGAGTTGTCACAGCTGTGCTGCCCTCCTCGCTCGTGGCCAGGCGCGTTTCCGTTGAGGATCCCCCGGCCGAACTTGACACTCCACTTCCCGAACAGATCTCAACTGAGACGCAGAGGCCGGACGAGCCGAGCAGAAAGCTGTTGAACAAGCCGCCCAGGCGGCTGTTGCTGGAGAGCCCCGGTCCAAACCTGTCCTCGGTAGACGTCCACCAGGACCAGGCTGTCAGAAAGACAAGCAGACAGCAAGGAGTGTCCAGGAACTCCAAGAAGGAGACGCATTCGGAAGTGAACGCGACAGAGGGGACGGAGGCCTCGGGCAGTCGAGTGCAAGACCAAGCAGGTTTAGGAAATGGAGGTGAAAACGCAGACATTAGG GCAGCCGAGCGACCCCCTGCCCTCCTGACCCGGGACATGGACCCCGACCTCTGTCTGACCCCAGAGCAGCGTGAAGCTAAGCTACGGAGGGTGGAGCGAATACGGGAGAGAGTCATACGGAG CGCAGCCAGAGAGAGCGCTACTACCCGCAGTCACCTCCCAGTGAGGGCACAGGTGAAGGACGCTCACCAGGTGCCCCCTGACACAGCTAGAAAACAAAGGATGAAAGCAG GCCACGACTCTCACGGTGGCTACGGAAGCAGTGGAGATGACCTCAGAAGTTGCATAGAACTTCCGTTTTCTAGCGTACAATCTCAGGATGAGGAGGGGGAACATCAGCAGCATGTTAACACATCTAAAAGTCAGGCCCAGTCTGTGACCAGAACACTGAGCAGCGGGAGAGCAGGGGTTGCCAAAACAAGAATCAGACATCCAGATTCATCGTATCACATCTCATCTATCACCGTCTACCAGAAAGATGGAGGTAAAGGATTTATAGGTTCCAAAAGCGAAGAGCAACAAATGCTTGAAGAACATCCAACTGATGATAATGAATGCAATTCTAAGTCCTCCGATCTGAGAGCCAAGTGGTTCCTTTCCACCAACCAGTGGCAAGAGTTCATACCTTTGCAGATTCCTGGTCTAGAGGACAGAGCTGACGCTGACAACCAAACAGATTGCACTAATGACAACACTGATTCCAATGAAATGTCATCAGCGGTGAGTGAAAGCTTGAAGAAAATGAAGGAGAACCATTCCCTTTTCTATAAGATTGCATGCGACATCAGTATTTCAGATTCAGACATAACAAAGACCGATGGGAATTCAAATGCTCCAGCACCATCCAAACCGGGAGAGGAACTGTTGATCACTGAATCTGTGGCAGAGGAAGTGAGTAGTACCGTCGGGACATCATCTGACCAAGAGAGCAAAGACTCCAGTCAACATTTACCATCTGAAAATTCAGCTGATGTCAAACCTCAGGATTCAACAGTGGAAATCCCAGGCAAAGAAAAGGAGACGAGTGTTCATGAACAGATCGCACCAGAGGAATGCAAGGACAACTCGAGGCTTGAAAGTGAGCAGGAAGTTATAGAACGTAGCGATGGAGCTCAGGTTCAGGACGTTGATCAATGTGCAAAGGCAACAGAGGAACGCGGCGGGCCGAAGGAGTCCGGAGACAGGAAGGAGGACCAAGAGAAATCTGGAGATTTGAAGAAATGCACTAGCTTGAGTGAGGAGAACAATAAAGAAGAACGAGGTGACAAGCACGCCGTCGCTCTGACCAGCTCTGTGTGCGATGGCAGAGCTATGAGTCGGAGTGCCTCGTTTGGAAAGGCGAGAGTCACAGTATTGAGGACAAGTTTGTAG